A single Pan troglodytes isolate AG18354 chromosome X, NHGRI_mPanTro3-v2.0_pri, whole genome shotgun sequence DNA region contains:
- the ZCCHC12 gene encoding zinc finger CCHC domain-containing protein 12 — MASIIARVGNSRRLNAPLPPWAHSMLRSLGRSLGPIMASMAGRNMKLFSGRVVPAQGEETFENWLTQVNGVLPDWNMSEEEKLKRLMKTLRGPAREVMRVLQATNPNLSVADFLRAMKLVFGESESSVTAHGKFFNTLQAQGEKASLYVIRLEVQLQNAIQAGIIAEKDANRTRLQQLLLGGELSRDLRLRLKDFLRMYANEQERLPNFLELIRMVREEEDWDDAFIKRKRPKRSESMVERAVSPVAFQGSPPIVIGSADCNVIEIDDTLDDSDEDVILVESQDPPLPSWGAPPLRDRARPQDEVLVIDSPHNSRAQFPSTSGGSGYKNNGPGEMRRARKRKHTVRCSYCGEEGHSKETCDNESDKAQVFENLIITLQELTHTEMERSRVAPGEYNDFSEPL, encoded by the coding sequence ATGGCTAGCATCATTGCACGTGTCGGTAACAGCCGGCGGCTGAATGCACCCTTGCCGCCTTGGGCCCATTCCATGCTGAGGTCCCTGGGGAGAAGTCTCGGTCCTATAATGGCCAGCATGGCAGGCAGAAACATGAAGTTGTTCTCGGGGAGGGTGGTGCCAGCCCAAGGGGAAGAAACCTTTGAAAACTGGCTGACCCAAGTCAATGGCGTCCTGCCAGATTGGAATATGTCTGAGGAGGAAAAGCTCAAGCGCTTGATGAAAACCCTTAGGGGCCCTGCCCGCGAGGTCATGCGTGTGCTTCAGGCGACCAACCCTAACCTAAGTGTGGCAGATTTCTTGCGAGCCATGAAATTGGTGTTTGGGGAGTCTGAAAGCAGTGTGACTGCCCATGGTAAATTTTTTAACACCCTACAAGCTCAAGGGGAGAAAGCCTCCCTTTATGTGATCCGTTTAGAGGTGCAGCTCCAGAACGCTATTCAGGCAGGCATTATAGCTGAGAAAGATGCAAACCGGACTCGCTTGCAGCAGCTCCTTTTAGGCGGTGAGCTGAGTAGGGACCTCCGACTCAGACTTAAGGATTTTCTCAGGATGTATGCAAATGAGCAGGAGCGGCTTCCCAATTTTCTGGAGTTAATCAGAATGGTAAGGGAGGAAGAGGATTGGGATGATGCTTTTATTAAACGGAAGCGTCCAAAAAGGTCTGAGTCAATGGTGGAGAGGGCAGTCAGCCCTGTGGCATTTCAGGGCTCCCCACCGATAGTGATCGGCAGTGCTGACTGCAATGTGATAGAGATAGATGATACCCTCGACGACTCCGATGAGGATGTGATCCTGGTGGAGTCTCAGGACCCTCCACTTCCATCCTGGGGTGCCCCTCCCCTCAGAGACAGGGCCAGACCTCAGGATGAAGTGCTGGTCATTGATTCCCCCCACAATTCCAGGGCTCAGTTTCCTTCCACCAGTGGTGGTTCTGGCTATAAGAATAACGGTCCTGGGGAGATGCGTAGAGCCAGGAAGCGAAAACACACAGTCCGCTGTTCGTATTGTGGTGAGGAAGGCCACTCAAAAGAAACCTGTGACAACGAGAGTGACAAGGCCCAGGTTTTTGAGAATTTGATCATCACTCTCCAGGAGCTGACCCATACTGAGATGGAGAGGTCAAGAGTGGCCCCTGGCGAATACAATGACTTCTCTGAGCCACTGTAA